A single Saccharolobus shibatae B12 DNA region contains:
- a CDS encoding Gfo/Idh/MocA family protein, protein MALGIAFVGSGFSARFHLRGLVGVRNVEVKGVYSRNLNSSKEFAGLSEQLGLGKPKVYDDISKMLSDKEINAVWLTVPNDAHLEYTKLISEEVSQGRSNVYGIAVEKPLARNVKEAKEMIRLVEKAGLLHGYLENQIFMPSVVRAKEAIWEMGARNSGRPYLARAAEEHSGPHNSWFWKPTISGGGALIDMTCHSLEATRFLLTDPSKDKSSLKPKHVYAEIKTLKWNKEEYARHLKERYNVDFMKEPAEDYALTVITYEDDIGNLIIAETRTSWNFVGAGLRLSVEVLGPEYSVNINTLQSELSTFFSRNVKLPPSETFVEKQNADQGLMPIIPDEAVTYGYQGEDRHMIESFLSRKMPIENWYDGLLIVQLMMHAYLSAENGRKISFNPHQVEDFIPKVARGSYSTI, encoded by the coding sequence ATGGCTTTAGGTATCGCGTTTGTAGGAAGTGGGTTTTCAGCTAGGTTTCATCTAAGGGGATTAGTGGGAGTTAGGAATGTAGAAGTTAAGGGAGTTTATTCTAGAAATCTAAACTCTTCTAAAGAATTTGCTGGATTATCTGAACAACTGGGATTAGGGAAACCTAAAGTGTATGACGATATTAGTAAAATGCTATCAGATAAGGAGATTAATGCAGTATGGCTAACTGTCCCCAATGATGCACATTTAGAATACACGAAATTGATTAGCGAAGAGGTCTCGCAAGGGAGATCCAACGTATATGGAATAGCCGTAGAAAAACCCTTGGCTAGAAATGTGAAGGAAGCTAAGGAGATGATTAGATTAGTGGAGAAGGCTGGTCTACTGCACGGATACTTGGAGAATCAGATCTTCATGCCTTCTGTGGTAAGGGCTAAAGAGGCTATCTGGGAGATGGGGGCGAGGAATTCCGGAAGACCATACTTGGCAAGAGCAGCTGAAGAGCACTCTGGCCCTCATAATAGCTGGTTTTGGAAACCAACTATTTCTGGTGGAGGGGCACTAATAGATATGACTTGTCACAGTTTGGAGGCAACTAGATTTTTACTAACTGACCCTTCAAAGGATAAATCCTCACTTAAGCCGAAACACGTGTACGCTGAGATAAAAACGTTGAAGTGGAATAAGGAAGAGTATGCTAGGCATTTAAAAGAAAGGTATAACGTGGACTTCATGAAGGAACCAGCGGAGGATTACGCATTAACTGTTATAACTTATGAGGACGATATAGGAAATTTAATAATTGCTGAGACCAGGACTTCGTGGAACTTCGTTGGAGCTGGGCTTAGATTATCGGTTGAGGTTTTAGGGCCGGAATACAGTGTTAACATTAATACTCTACAATCGGAACTATCAACGTTCTTCAGTAGAAACGTTAAACTTCCACCATCTGAAACTTTTGTCGAAAAGCAAAATGCAGACCAAGGATTAATGCCAATTATACCCGATGAGGCAGTAACTTACGGGTATCAAGGGGAGGATAGACATATGATTGAGTCTTTCCTATCCCGTAAAATGCCTATCGAGAATTGGTATGACGGATTATTAATAGTCCAACTTATGATGCACGCCTACCTTTCAGCTGAGAATGGGAGGAAGATTAGTTTCAATCCACATCAAGTAGAGGATTTCATACCAAAGGTAGCTAGAGGATCATATTCCACCATTTAA
- a CDS encoding glycoside hydrolase 5 family protein, translated as MKKFILGFNYWPRISNIKMWSRFEIEEIKRDFELMSELGINTIRAFVLNEDCADQLGNLKHDCKDKIGRFLEEAERHSIKVLLTLIVGHMSGKNWNIPWDSDNTIYDKVEQTKRFVGDIANSFKQSNAIMGWILTNEISLVRVPQNDDVFLGWLKELYSYIKGIDDQHVVSVGDNVSPFSHNFLRPENVKGIVDYASPHIYLYDQDPVRHSFQYFMTLEYDKSSGLPVILEEFGFPTSLYSEESHAKFIGLILRGALVYGADGALIWCFSDFPREGDEPYLWEPHELTFGVIRQDGSEKIAAKVVNDFSSKIKDIELSSYKVPKRDSAILVPSWFYRNFQFVYEQNKRWDFARVLNQAFTFARLSNIQVTFAREEDENLSSYKLLIIPSVTRLLTTTWRKLLKVVENGSTIYFSTYTLTHLSATHLWEELFGVIPNNYAGSKGVKVPERIRLDNNILELGQSNLYTYSFKEKDAKVIGVDDNNNGVIFIAKRGKGNAILSTIPLELISSNNETMDKRHFFLYDHIGRVANIEQSFPKQDFGVEIQYLEGKGESLIAVLNHTWEDKEYELNVKVKEDMDSCQGVVRAKSGCLMRV; from the coding sequence ATGAAAAAGTTCATCTTAGGCTTCAACTATTGGCCTAGAATATCAAATATAAAGATGTGGAGTAGGTTTGAAATTGAAGAAATTAAAAGAGATTTCGAATTAATGAGTGAACTGGGGATAAACACTATTAGGGCATTCGTATTGAATGAGGATTGCGCAGATCAACTAGGTAATCTAAAACATGATTGTAAAGATAAAATTGGGAGATTTCTTGAAGAGGCGGAAAGGCATTCCATAAAGGTTCTATTAACCTTAATTGTAGGTCATATGAGTGGAAAGAACTGGAATATACCATGGGATAGTGATAATACAATTTACGACAAGGTTGAACAAACGAAGAGGTTTGTAGGAGATATTGCGAATAGTTTTAAGCAAAGTAATGCAATAATGGGATGGATACTAACAAACGAGATATCATTAGTGAGAGTGCCACAAAATGACGATGTGTTCTTGGGATGGCTAAAGGAATTGTACAGTTACATTAAGGGAATTGATGATCAACACGTAGTCTCGGTTGGAGATAACGTTTCTCCATTTTCCCACAATTTCTTAAGACCAGAAAACGTTAAGGGAATTGTCGATTATGCCTCTCCACATATTTATTTGTACGATCAAGATCCAGTTAGACATTCATTTCAATACTTCATGACCTTGGAATACGATAAAAGTTCCGGATTGCCGGTAATTCTAGAGGAGTTCGGATTTCCCACTTCATTGTACTCTGAGGAAAGCCACGCTAAGTTTATAGGATTAATACTGAGGGGAGCGTTAGTTTACGGTGCAGATGGTGCATTGATATGGTGTTTTTCTGACTTCCCGAGGGAGGGTGATGAACCATATCTATGGGAACCTCACGAATTAACCTTTGGAGTGATAAGACAAGATGGAAGTGAGAAGATTGCTGCCAAAGTGGTAAACGATTTCAGTAGCAAAATAAAGGATATTGAGCTATCATCTTATAAAGTGCCTAAAAGGGATTCAGCAATACTAGTACCCTCGTGGTTTTATAGGAACTTCCAATTCGTTTACGAGCAAAACAAGAGATGGGATTTCGCTAGGGTGTTGAATCAAGCGTTTACGTTCGCTAGACTATCCAACATTCAAGTTACATTTGCAAGAGAGGAGGATGAAAATTTATCAAGTTATAAATTATTAATAATACCCTCCGTTACTAGACTACTTACAACGACGTGGAGGAAATTATTAAAGGTAGTTGAAAATGGTAGTACTATCTACTTCTCAACCTATACTCTAACGCATCTGTCTGCAACACACTTATGGGAGGAACTTTTTGGAGTAATCCCCAATAATTACGCAGGAAGTAAGGGAGTTAAGGTACCAGAAAGAATAAGATTAGATAATAATATACTCGAATTGGGACAATCTAATTTATACACCTATTCATTTAAAGAAAAGGATGCTAAAGTAATAGGAGTAGATGATAACAACAATGGTGTAATTTTCATCGCTAAAAGAGGAAAGGGCAACGCTATCCTCTCCACAATACCTCTAGAGTTAATATCCTCAAACAACGAGACAATGGATAAACGCCACTTCTTCCTTTATGATCATATTGGAAGAGTAGCCAATATAGAACAGAGCTTTCCAAAACAAGACTTTGGTGTTGAAATACAGTACCTCGAAGGAAAAGGAGAGAGCTTGATAGCGGTTTTAAATCACACATGGGAGGATAAGGAATATGAACTTAACGTGAAAGTTAAAGAGGATATGGACTCATGCCAAGGAGTAGTTAGGGCTAAGTCGGGCTGTCTAATGAGAGTTTAA
- a CDS encoding alpha-mannosidase, with amino-acid sequence MNFFIFKNHNFIFIYFYARSIFMRSVNELEARLILILGNSFRNLRQLRWNLENHNKAYLEVEGKGNSYLVIVDHKGSGLIRLNGKPYFELDRYHTLIPIPFGSHKISLELSNYMDFGEKVDISPGIPFYTEIDSNAYRLYIYGSQILDLIRSINDNEVKDDLSNSLSKALGEAYFESISKEQLFVLSKLIRTTLDVSRMIQEIEDPLDVYKEDENRGKYERALNVLKSELSRLVNKYGKRGELVGTGHAHIDTAWLWPFDETRRKVLRTFSTILTLLDKYDFHFIQSAAIYYEWIKVDSPELFERIKEKVKEGKWELAALYVESDANMVSSESLARQFLYSQRFYLENFGRIANILWLPDTFGFSASLPQIAKLGGVKAFATHKVFWNDTNAFPFNVFQWVGPNGDRLPAVTFGHGKGGYNSDFSASSVLEQYNNWAQKDQPILYSYGYGDGGGGPNEDMLIRAEAINLLPILPKVELSGVNNYIQRIVPVEEWRGELYLETHRGVLTSHSKMKLLNRMAEIALREAELWSTLARTYDKEVFTKLWKVVLKDQFHDVLPGSAIKDVYKVAYQELEDVINRANNIAYEAMQKLVGGNGDKTFVFNSLSWDREEFVEVNGKLVKVKVPSVGFSLLEPLEVRDKVTVSENKDDYLIENKYYRIRISKIGQLLSIFDREANREVLKDRGNLLVAYENIPGWADAWDIEKGFEETHFEIKASSSEIVNNDGIVASIRFSYKFRRSEIIQIIRVYAESRRIDFITTLKMKDRELLIKSWFNFDLNVERAVSDIPFGVVERFTWTNTSWDKARFEVPIQKFVDFSESDYGVALLNNGKYGATLRGSSVGLSLTKTPIYPDPSTDLEEITFVYSLYPHVGDWKRAEVVKRAYELNVPLRVVRGISEVKSESFIRVSDKLILEAVKVAEDDSNSIILRFYEYENTRGEAVVELPFNVTEARSLDLLELNEISRDIRTEGNRIKVKYKNRDILTISVRG; translated from the coding sequence ATGAACTTTTTCATATTTAAGAATCATAATTTCATATTTATATACTTCTATGCAAGAAGTATATTTATGAGAAGCGTTAACGAGCTTGAAGCGAGACTGATCTTAATACTTGGTAACTCCTTTAGAAATTTAAGGCAATTAAGATGGAATCTCGAAAATCACAATAAGGCTTACCTAGAGGTTGAGGGTAAGGGAAATTCCTATTTGGTAATAGTTGACCACAAAGGAAGTGGACTTATTAGACTAAATGGAAAACCGTATTTCGAGTTAGATAGATATCACACGTTGATACCTATTCCCTTTGGTAGTCATAAGATTAGTTTAGAACTTTCCAACTACATGGACTTTGGTGAAAAAGTAGATATTTCACCTGGAATTCCGTTTTATACTGAGATAGACTCTAACGCCTATAGGCTTTACATATACGGATCTCAGATTCTAGACTTGATAAGAAGTATAAATGACAATGAAGTTAAGGACGATTTGAGTAATTCCTTAAGTAAGGCTTTGGGTGAGGCATATTTTGAGTCAATCTCAAAAGAGCAACTATTCGTTCTATCAAAGCTGATAAGAACGACATTGGATGTAAGTAGAATGATTCAAGAGATTGAGGATCCCCTTGACGTATACAAGGAAGATGAGAATAGGGGTAAATACGAAAGGGCTTTGAACGTTTTGAAGAGTGAATTATCGAGATTAGTTAATAAGTACGGTAAAAGAGGGGAGCTAGTGGGTACTGGTCATGCCCATATCGACACTGCATGGCTGTGGCCATTTGATGAGACTAGAAGGAAAGTTTTAAGAACGTTTTCAACTATTTTAACACTCTTAGACAAGTACGACTTTCACTTCATTCAAAGCGCTGCAATATATTATGAGTGGATAAAGGTAGATTCTCCAGAACTATTTGAAAGGATAAAGGAAAAGGTTAAGGAAGGGAAGTGGGAGTTAGCAGCACTATACGTTGAATCGGATGCAAATATGGTCTCAAGTGAGTCGTTGGCTAGGCAGTTCTTGTACTCTCAGAGGTTCTATCTAGAGAACTTCGGAAGAATTGCCAATATTTTGTGGTTGCCAGATACCTTTGGATTTTCAGCATCATTGCCTCAGATAGCTAAATTGGGTGGAGTAAAGGCTTTCGCAACTCATAAAGTCTTTTGGAACGATACTAACGCATTTCCATTCAATGTTTTCCAATGGGTAGGACCAAATGGCGATCGATTACCTGCAGTTACCTTTGGTCATGGAAAGGGAGGATATAATTCGGACTTTTCAGCTTCAAGCGTACTAGAACAGTACAATAACTGGGCTCAAAAGGATCAACCAATACTATATTCTTATGGATACGGTGATGGCGGAGGAGGACCAAACGAGGATATGTTAATTAGAGCCGAGGCAATTAACCTTTTACCCATATTACCTAAGGTTGAACTAAGTGGTGTAAATAATTATATACAAAGGATAGTTCCAGTAGAAGAATGGAGAGGGGAATTATATTTAGAAACCCACAGGGGTGTATTAACATCACATTCAAAAATGAAATTGCTTAATAGGATGGCAGAAATCGCGTTAAGGGAAGCAGAGCTATGGAGCACTTTGGCTAGGACTTATGATAAAGAAGTATTTACCAAATTATGGAAGGTAGTATTAAAGGATCAATTTCATGATGTTTTGCCGGGATCAGCTATAAAAGACGTTTACAAGGTAGCTTATCAAGAATTAGAAGATGTGATAAATAGGGCTAATAATATTGCATATGAGGCAATGCAGAAGCTAGTTGGCGGTAATGGAGATAAGACATTTGTGTTTAATTCACTATCATGGGATAGGGAGGAGTTCGTGGAGGTTAATGGCAAATTAGTTAAGGTTAAGGTTCCATCAGTAGGCTTCTCTTTGTTGGAACCTCTTGAAGTTAGGGATAAAGTCACCGTTAGTGAAAACAAAGACGATTATCTTATTGAGAATAAATACTATAGGATAAGGATAAGTAAAATTGGACAGCTTCTGTCAATATTCGATAGGGAAGCTAATAGGGAGGTTTTAAAGGATAGGGGTAACCTACTAGTCGCGTATGAGAATATCCCAGGGTGGGCAGACGCGTGGGATATTGAGAAGGGATTTGAGGAGACTCATTTTGAAATTAAGGCCTCTTCATCAGAGATAGTCAATAATGATGGTATTGTAGCTTCAATTAGATTTTCCTATAAATTTAGGAGATCAGAAATTATTCAAATCATCCGTGTTTACGCTGAGAGTAGAAGGATTGACTTCATAACTACATTGAAGATGAAGGATAGGGAATTATTAATAAAAAGTTGGTTTAACTTTGACCTAAACGTGGAGAGGGCAGTTTCCGATATTCCCTTTGGAGTTGTTGAGAGGTTCACTTGGACTAATACTAGTTGGGATAAGGCTAGGTTTGAAGTTCCAATCCAAAAATTTGTTGACTTCTCTGAGAGCGATTATGGCGTTGCATTGCTTAATAACGGAAAGTATGGGGCAACGTTAAGAGGTTCTTCAGTCGGTTTGAGTTTGACTAAAACTCCAATATATCCAGATCCCTCTACTGATCTAGAGGAAATCACTTTCGTTTATTCGCTATATCCCCACGTTGGTGATTGGAAGAGGGCTGAGGTGGTTAAGAGGGCTTATGAGCTAAACGTACCATTGAGAGTAGTTAGGGGAATTAGTGAGGTTAAAAGTGAGAGCTTCATTAGGGTTAGTGATAAGTTGATTTTAGAGGCTGTGAAGGTTGCTGAGGACGATAGCAATAGCATTATATTAAGGTTTTATGAATACGAGAATACCAGAGGAGAAGCTGTTGTTGAACTACCTTTTAATGTGACTGAAGCTAGGAGTCTTGACTTGCTAGAGCTGAATGAGATTTCGAGGGACATTAGAACAGAGGGTAATAGGATTAAGGTAAAATATAAGAATAGGGATATCCTCACAATAAGTGTGAGGGGTTAA
- a CDS encoding SDR family oxidoreductase: protein MKKVSIVTGGAKGIGAAIGYRLGKQGYAVAIADIDENAGKYRENHFRSEGIDSFFIKTDVSSEMDVLNMVERVYDRYGRIDVLVNNAGIGFSGKSIEEQTLEEWRRVIETNLTGVWLCSKYVVKYMKNTGGVIVNVASTRAFQSEPNTEPYSASKGGIIALTHSLAVSLSKYNIRVVSISPGWIDTSSWQVPPRESYLSSLDHGQHLSKRVGKPEDVASLVAFLVSNDASWISGVNFTIDGGMTVKMIYIDENVIQDSLTMLFNDVEFSYQIRKLIEKIKKADNKENIKSKLDELLKLL from the coding sequence ATGAAGAAGGTTAGTATAGTTACTGGAGGAGCTAAGGGAATAGGTGCAGCAATAGGTTATAGGTTGGGGAAGCAAGGGTATGCAGTAGCTATTGCTGACATAGACGAAAACGCTGGCAAGTATAGGGAGAACCATTTTAGGAGTGAGGGAATAGATTCCTTTTTCATTAAGACTGATGTTTCGTCGGAGATGGACGTCTTAAATATGGTTGAAAGAGTCTATGATAGATATGGGAGGATTGATGTCCTTGTTAATAACGCTGGTATAGGATTTAGTGGAAAGAGTATAGAAGAACAAACTTTGGAGGAATGGAGGAGAGTGATTGAGACAAATTTAACCGGAGTCTGGCTTTGTTCCAAGTACGTAGTGAAATATATGAAGAATACTGGTGGGGTTATCGTAAACGTAGCATCAACTAGGGCTTTCCAATCGGAACCGAACACTGAGCCTTATTCTGCCTCTAAGGGTGGTATAATTGCATTAACCCACTCCTTGGCTGTTAGTTTAAGCAAGTATAATATAAGGGTGGTTTCCATAAGTCCGGGGTGGATTGATACTAGTAGTTGGCAAGTCCCTCCTAGAGAGTCATATCTATCTAGTTTGGATCATGGACAACATCTGAGTAAAAGAGTTGGAAAGCCTGAAGATGTAGCCTCATTAGTTGCATTTTTAGTGTCTAACGATGCTTCATGGATTAGCGGTGTGAATTTCACAATAGATGGAGGGATGACAGTTAAAATGATATATATTGATGAGAACGTTATTCAAGACTCCTTAACTATGCTATTTAATGACGTAGAGTTCTCATATCAGATTAGAAAATTAATTGAAAAAATTAAAAAAGCAGATAATAAGGAAAATATAAAAAGTAAATTAGATGAGCTCTTAAAGCTATTGTGA
- a CDS encoding glucose 1-dehydrogenase has product MKAIIVKPPNAGVQIKDVDEKKLDSYGKLRIRTIYNGICGTDREIVNGKLTLSTLPKGKDFLVLGHEAIGVVEESYYGFSQGDLVMPVNRRGCGICRNCLVGRPDFCETGEFGEAGIHKMDGFMREWWYDDPKYLVRIPKSIEDIGILAQPLADIEKSIEEILEVQKRVPVWTCDDGTLNCRKVLVVGTGPIGILFTLLFRTYGLEVWVSNRREPTEVEQTVIEETKTNFYNSANGYDKLKESIGKFDVIIDATGADVNILSNVIPLLGRNGVLGLFGFSTSGSVPLDYKTLQEIVHANKTIIGLVNGQKPHFQQAVVHLASWKTLYPKTSKMLITKTVSINDENELLKVLKEKERGEIKIRILWE; this is encoded by the coding sequence ATGAAAGCTATAATAGTGAAACCCCCAAATGCAGGAGTGCAGATCAAGGACGTCGATGAAAAGAAATTGGATAGTTACGGGAAACTAAGGATAAGAACTATCTATAACGGTATTTGCGGTACTGATAGAGAGATAGTTAATGGCAAGTTAACATTATCAACTCTACCTAAGGGAAAGGATTTCCTAGTGTTGGGTCATGAGGCAATAGGCGTTGTAGAAGAGTCTTATTATGGCTTTTCTCAAGGAGATCTGGTAATGCCAGTTAATAGGAGAGGGTGCGGTATTTGTAGAAATTGTTTGGTAGGAAGACCAGACTTTTGCGAAACAGGTGAATTTGGAGAGGCTGGAATACACAAAATGGATGGGTTTATGAGGGAATGGTGGTACGATGATCCTAAGTATTTGGTTAGAATTCCCAAGTCAATAGAAGATATTGGAATTTTAGCTCAACCATTAGCTGACATCGAGAAATCCATTGAGGAAATATTGGAAGTTCAGAAGAGGGTTCCAGTATGGACGTGTGATGATGGGACTTTGAATTGTAGAAAGGTTTTAGTTGTAGGTACGGGACCAATTGGCATATTATTTACACTGCTTTTCAGAACTTATGGATTAGAAGTCTGGGTATCAAATAGAAGAGAACCAACTGAAGTTGAGCAAACTGTCATAGAGGAAACCAAGACTAACTTCTATAACTCAGCCAATGGATACGATAAATTGAAAGAATCTATAGGTAAGTTCGATGTAATTATAGACGCTACTGGGGCCGATGTAAATATATTAAGTAATGTTATTCCATTGTTAGGAAGGAATGGAGTTTTAGGTCTCTTTGGATTCTCAACTTCCGGTTCGGTTCCACTTGACTATAAGACATTACAGGAAATAGTACATGCAAATAAGACGATAATAGGTTTGGTAAACGGTCAGAAGCCCCATTTTCAGCAAGCTGTAGTTCATTTAGCATCTTGGAAGACTTTGTATCCTAAGACTTCTAAAATGTTAATCACTAAGACTGTGAGTATAAATGATGAAAACGAATTACTTAAGGTGCTAAAGGAAAAGGAACGTGGAGAAATTAAGATAAGAATATTATGGGAATAA
- a CDS encoding glycosyltransferase family 2 protein, with protein MSRNEKLVKIFYINGLIVYTRTYMRLDITFYLLVSTLISILTILYISFTLPLAFTYRPKSSQASIKRSEITVLIPVYKEDVDVFKEVIDSVKKQDLKFIVVGDGCDEPYKSIVRTKGGLFIKLDKNMGKRRAIREGFKYVKTPYVLLLDSDTILPDNSVDILSSKLTGDIVAVSPEISVLPGKNIIAYHVSEMMQRLREISYRALGRFGSIVSLNGQCVLVRTDVIRPLIESEEFNSVKLWKFSTILGDDRQITNYIYSNGYKATVTKDIVVKTKAPDTISGLLKQMVRWYRSNNFFLIREIGDGTIFKKGFFYMFTVLYWYALPLLTLLSYSLYTEIILSRVAKHWDFIARAITTNPARFIKNVIVYRIDNLFDIDPTPIFHKFNHFLPHHLNPSGIMLIYGNKLSTEMVLFHYFYVFHTFVGEVSTIVSIVMIVSILLYTRRIRGFALGLLAFPLMFFADIFALMTIWRQKKWSGRS; from the coding sequence GTGAGTAGAAACGAAAAATTAGTGAAAATCTTTTATATTAATGGGTTAATAGTTTATACTCGGACTTATATGAGACTTGACATTACATTTTATCTTTTAGTCTCTACCTTGATATCGATTCTTACTATTTTGTACATTTCCTTTACCTTACCTCTGGCATTTACGTATAGGCCTAAGTCATCTCAAGCCAGTATAAAAAGAAGTGAAATTACCGTATTGATTCCCGTTTATAAGGAAGACGTGGATGTGTTTAAAGAAGTTATAGATTCTGTTAAAAAGCAAGATTTGAAATTTATTGTTGTAGGGGATGGCTGTGATGAACCATATAAAAGTATAGTAAGGACAAAGGGAGGTTTGTTCATTAAACTAGATAAGAATATGGGTAAGAGGAGAGCAATAAGAGAAGGATTCAAATACGTTAAAACCCCATATGTCTTACTTTTAGATAGTGATACGATACTTCCAGATAATTCAGTTGATATCTTATCCTCTAAATTAACTGGGGATATAGTTGCTGTTAGCCCAGAGATTTCGGTATTGCCAGGTAAAAATATAATCGCTTATCATGTCTCCGAGATGATGCAAAGGTTGAGGGAAATAAGTTATAGGGCGTTAGGTAGATTCGGCAGTATAGTATCACTCAACGGCCAATGTGTACTAGTAAGAACTGACGTAATAAGGCCTCTAATTGAATCCGAGGAATTTAATAGTGTTAAATTATGGAAGTTCTCCACAATTTTGGGTGATGATAGGCAGATAACCAATTACATCTATTCAAATGGATATAAAGCAACTGTAACTAAGGATATAGTAGTCAAGACTAAAGCTCCAGATACGATTAGCGGTTTACTAAAGCAAATGGTTAGATGGTATAGATCAAATAATTTCTTCTTGATTAGGGAAATAGGTGATGGTACTATCTTTAAAAAGGGGTTCTTTTACATGTTTACGGTATTATACTGGTACGCATTACCTTTACTTACGTTACTAAGTTATAGTCTATATACTGAAATAATTTTATCACGTGTAGCTAAGCATTGGGACTTCATTGCGAGGGCAATAACAACAAACCCTGCTAGGTTCATAAAGAATGTAATAGTATACAGAATTGATAATTTGTTTGATATAGATCCCACTCCAATTTTCCATAAATTTAACCATTTTCTCCCGCATCACCTCAATCCAAGTGGGATTATGTTAATTTACGGTAATAAACTGAGTACAGAAATGGTTCTATTTCACTACTTCTATGTTTTTCACACATTTGTGGGTGAAGTGTCAACAATAGTTAGCATTGTAATGATTGTTTCTATCCTGCTATACACAAGAAGAATAAGGGGATTTGCTTTAGGTTTATTGGCATTTCCATTAATGTTCTTCGCTGATATATTTGCCCTCATGACAATATGGAGACAAAAGAAGTGGTCTGGTCGTAGCTGA